From bacterium, one genomic window encodes:
- a CDS encoding MFS transporter, which yields MAWVKRKWLPHEADEWTKEDWIAIVLSPLSYIFITFGLALSLFLLPSGFIMLAIGLVITAVLFWVIDPKLSSISKEYEQKQHRYLEELEQIQRWEEQK from the coding sequence ATGGCCTGGGTGAAACGAAAATGGTTGCCGCACGAGGCGGATGAATGGACGAAAGAGGATTGGATCGCCATCGTCCTGTCGCCGTTGAGTTATATCTTTATCACTTTCGGCCTGGCGCTGAGCCTCTTTTTGCTGCCGTCCGGTTTTATCATGCTCGCCATCGGCCTGGTGATCACCGCTGTTTTATTCTGGGTTATCGACCCGAAATTGAGCTCCATTTCAAAAGAGTACGAGCAGAAGCAGCATCGGTACCTGGAAGAGCTGGAACAGATCCAGCGCTGGGAGGAGCAGAAATGA
- a CDS encoding inositol monophosphatase family protein, with the protein MRTVDTISTEKRWASYLHFAVQTAYEAGRLTLGYFNRGIAPDFKQDDTPVTIADQEAELFIRQRIETRFPDHAIMGEEYGGSSRDSNYRWFVDPIDGTKSFMCGVPLYSVLLGLEVDGRIRVGAAYLPALNEMVYAAEDMGCYCNGRPVHVRELDDPSRGVIAFTDPVTFDHYHRAEAWRRLRSAFWYRAGWSDGYGHILVATGRVDLMLDPIMNAWDCGPFPVILREAGGYFGDWSGHETIYGNEALSTSQKLLPRVLEIIASSDADRPPR; encoded by the coding sequence ATGCGAACTGTCGATACGATTTCCACTGAAAAACGATGGGCGTCCTATTTACATTTCGCTGTGCAGACCGCCTATGAAGCCGGCCGGCTGACGCTGGGCTATTTCAACCGAGGCATTGCGCCGGACTTTAAACAGGATGATACGCCGGTTACCATCGCCGACCAGGAGGCAGAGCTTTTCATTCGTCAACGCATTGAAACCCGGTTCCCGGATCATGCGATCATGGGTGAAGAGTATGGAGGCTCCAGCCGCGATTCCAATTACCGATGGTTCGTCGATCCGATTGACGGAACGAAATCATTCATGTGCGGTGTTCCCCTCTACAGTGTGTTGCTCGGACTGGAAGTGGATGGCCGCATCCGAGTTGGAGCGGCCTATCTTCCGGCTCTGAATGAAATGGTGTACGCCGCCGAAGACATGGGCTGCTATTGCAACGGCCGACCTGTTCATGTACGCGAGCTCGATGATCCCAGCCGCGGCGTGATCGCTTTTACCGATCCGGTCACTTTTGACCACTATCACCGGGCGGAAGCCTGGCGCCGACTGCGATCGGCTTTCTGGTATCGAGCCGGCTGGTCCGACGGCTATGGCCATATTTTAGTCGCCACCGGCCGAGTGGATCTGATGCTGGATCCGATCATGAATGCCTGGGATTGCGGCCCGTTTCCGGTGATTTTGCGCGAGGCTGGAGGTTATTTCGGCGACTGGTCGGGCCATGAGACCATTTATGGCAATGAGGCGTTGAGCACCAGCCAAAAGCTGCTGCCCCGGGTGCTGGAGATCATCGCCTCTTCGGACGCAGATCGTCCGCCCCGTTGA